Genomic segment of Gigantopelta aegis isolate Gae_Host chromosome 10, Gae_host_genome, whole genome shotgun sequence:
AACACAGAATCAAATATCCAAATATAACAATTTCCACAGAACAAGTTTTGTAAAGCAGGAACCACAGATGACTGGTGAATCTCCACATTTTACTGGAGCTCAAGCCAGAAAGAAAATTCAATTGGGGAAAACCCAGTCAAATAATAGATCCACTAAGGTTGCTTGATCCAACAAGCATCGCGGGCACTGCTCACACTTTTTACTAGTTATTGGGaatacatagaggttattaccagagtgtttttcggtatcatcaatatcatatattaggaataaaaattgtattttacccaccagggatcgatcccacaccgaccgcacattgagcgagcgctgtaccactgggctatgtcccgccccttacatatgatggagtctctTAATCCACTGCTGTGGTTGTACCATCTTGTCatagatcctttgctgctactCATTAataagagtaacctatgtggcaacaACAAATTTCCTAACGCAGTGACATTTTATAATGGGTGCAAATGGGTATTTGTTCCATCTAAATCTTGActgccaccccccaccccaaccccttaAAAATTTGAGTCCCCATAATATATAGAATGTTTTTCATGCAGGTTCTTTCATTACtggcctagtggtaaagtgcttgtgtCTAATGCATGgactgtctaggatcgatccctgtcggtgggcccactgggctatttctcgttctagccagtgcaccatgactggtatatcaaaggccatagtatgtgctatcctgtctgtgggaaagtgcatataaaagatcctttgttactaatgggaaaaaatgtagcgagtttcctttccaaatatttgagatccaatagctgatgatgaatatatcaatgtactctagtggtgtcgttaaataaaacaaactttaactctcatTTCAGGTAAAATAAGCTTTCAGAAGTTGGCCCAGACCCTAAAGGCCAATATGGACTGGATACGACATGTTTGTCTAGTCCAGCAGTCGAGTTTAATGCATCTATGGCTTGCGTTTAGCGCATATAAACCAACTGCTTTTCGGccacaattaataaaatgacctgggctctctctgtctgtctgtctgtctgtctctctctttctctctctctctctttctctctctgtctctgtctctgtctctctctctctctctctctctctctctctcaattgcaaattttagaATGGCTCTCCTTTCTAGCTCTCCTCACTCTCTCTTGTGAAAAATagctatctgtctctctctctctctctctctctctcgtcctctctatctctctgtgtctctctcgctggctctctctctctctctgtatgtctctctctctctctctctctctgtctctgtctctctgtctctgtctctgtctctgtctgtctgttctctctctctctctctggctctctctctgtctctctgttgtctctctctctctctctctctgtctctgtctctctcatctctctcggtctctctctctctgtctctctctctgtctctcgtctctctgtctgtctctctgtctctctctctctctctgtctctgtctctgtctctctgtctctctctctctctctctctctctctctctctctctctctctctctgtgtgtgtgtgtgtctcgctggctggctggctggctctctctctctctctctctctctctctctctctctctctctctctctctctctctctctctctctctctcacacacacacacatgcacacacacacatacacacacatatatatatatatatacacacacacaaacaagatTTATGGTGCACAGCgttaaatgttatattattatactaatAATAACTAATAAGTTGAATCGGGAttggtgggtggtgggtgaACTTTCTACACATCCCAGTAGCATCTGCAAACTAAATATGCCAatcttttctgtgcaatccataaacattttttatttaaaaagccACATCACTGCACTACCAGTAATTCTGGAAGTTTGGTCAGATCAGAAACttactttttaatttgtttggccTCATACATGTTCAAACAATTATGGAATCCGGTTAACATTAATTGTTAACTTTTACATACTTAACTGAGTCTCAGGGGTAACACACACTTTGAGACTGACATCAGTATATTCTTTGCCCCCCACCCTAGCCCTGAGCAGTCTACTTGAACcttaaataaatgtacaaaaatttgtttttatcatcagTTAATAGATATTAGTATGTAGAGGAATGCTTCTTTTTCagttgaatataaaataaaaaatctgttttgtcatcatcatcagtatcatcatcagcaATAGCattatcagcatcatcatcaatgtcatcatcatcagttaATAGATTATTAGCTTGCTGAAAAATGCTTTCTTTTTCAgttgaatataaaaaaaattaaatcagtttatcatcaccatcatcatcagtatcatcatcatcattatcaatataataatcatcatcatggATATCATCTGTTAATAGATTATTAACTTTCTGAGGAATATATTCTTTTTCAGTCGAATGCAAGTACaacaatatgttttattgtcatttttatcCACTGATTATCATTTTACATAGCCATGCAAACAGACATGTAGAGATACATTTAGATGGATGATTGTACAGGAGTTAGTTGAACATGCCTCTGCTGTGCAAATCTCAGTGATCTTGTTGTCAAAGTAAACTTTGTAAAAGGCACACTCACTTTGATGTGCCCTGCTAGCCAATAACAGCAGGATGTCAGATTAAGGTGACGCCAGCAACtgctctctctcccccccccccccccccacacacaccgaTGGTTCAAGTGTGCTGCACATACTTGTAAACGTAGCTATGCATGCAAATCAGGGTGTCTAATCCGAATAGGTGTACTCCAGTCTCGCTGCACTACATGGTCTGATTAAcattctaaaaaatatataatgtaatacaagGCTGCGCTCTGACAGCTTACAATGCCATTTATCtagatttgggttttttgtagCTTTGATATTGGTAGATACAAGTATATTCAGGTAGGCAGCTATATTTTTGTGTACTGATTATGTTATCATTAATGGTTGGACTGCATggatttatgtgtgtgtgtgttacagagAACCTGCTGagaaattaattatcagcttgcatgtatataattatatatccaCATCCAAACCGTTTTtatatgcttatatccagttacggttcaatCATGTCCACCCTGGGCCCTGCCACTGACATTGCTAGTGACAAAGTCCACCTCTTTTTCTCCCcaccatgttttatattttcttgtcgCCACTTATGACTCATAAACAATATAGTTGCTTTCTCCCACCCCCCAGTATAAAATATTGTCTATACCAGTATattgtgtatacacacacacacacacacatttgtaaCCCTGATATCACCTGTTTCTCgagataataaatatttgtgtgaaaattttgtgtatacatatgtacatgtacagtatagCACCTTTGAACTGCCAAGCATGACACATACATAATAATAGAGCTGACATATTCTGTTGAGGTTTAGTTGCCACATGCACTAGTAACTGCTGCAAATACACACTGACCTATAAAATCACACAGTGGGCCTGTTGATATGATTGATATCGTTCTGCTTCAATACAcagagccatctcatacacatgtatatatataattcataaaGCAGGAAAATTCAGCCTTATTTCCCTCCAAGCGGCACGGATACATGGGTCAGTAGTTACGTACATGTAACAGAGTCAGAGTTCATTATTGCTGGCTACTTTTCATTCTCAGGTTTGTACATACACTGTACACTGTGCACCGGTAAGGCAGTCTAACCAGACCAAGTgtgattatttaaatttatatatggtAGATCTCCAGTTGTGACAGGTTACCTGACGTGTAATTTATTTGCGTGCATGACTGCAATAGCTACACATACGTATTTGTGTCATTTATTTACCTGCATGACCGCAATAGCTACACATACGTATTTGTGTCATTTATTTACCTGCATGACCGCAATAGCTACACATACATATTTGTGTCATTTATTTACCTGCATGACAGCAATAGCTACACATACATATTTGTCTCATTTATTTACCTGCATGACTGCAATAGCTACACATACATATTTGTCTCATTTATTTACtggtgggggcaggacgtagctcagtagtacaatgctcgcttgatgcacggtcagtctgggatcgatccctgttggtgggtccattgggctagttctcgttccagacggtgcaccacgactggtatatcaaaggccatggtatgtgttgtcctgtctgtgggatggtgcatataaaagatcccttgctgctaatcgaaaagtgtagctcatgaagtagcaacagcgggtttcctatctcaatctctgcgtggtccttaaccatacgtctgatgccatataaccgtaaataaaatgtgttgagtgcatcgttaaataaaacatttccttccttcctttgtttaCTGGTGTGACTGCAATAGCAACACATACATACTTGTGTAATTTGCAGTACTATTGTTCAAGTACTGTTATGGTACAGGATAACAAATAACTGTATGATTAAAATTCTTTGTGtggtaaatgtttattttaatagtacatgtatgttgttcattATTTACCTGAATGGTGGGTCGGTAACTGATGTTCAGTCACATAAATTTGTAAATCAAactctgtggtatgtacttgtTTGTCTTAggaatatgtatattaaaatcgtttattgttttttagtggTATAGCCTTTGTAGTAGCAGTGtatttcctcctcctcctcctctctctctctctctctctctctctctctctctctctctctctcataaatTGTGAAAATTACTATATGGCTGCTGTACATATGTTCAATAACATACAGCTGTAGCATGAATTTATGTGttgtggtattgttaaacaaatatttcttaaattgggggtgggggaattGAGGCCATAGAATTATGGTACTCATAAATTTTGAGTTAAAAGTTATTTAGATATGTCCTGGGCAGATAATATATAGTGGAAGGATGTACCcacacctttttttctttcttttttcttcttttagcAAATATTGTACACAGGTACCTCCTTGGATGTATTCAAAGTAAACATTTTGCAACACCCATTCACATTCTTGTGTAATAAACATTTCATGAGATGTAAGAATCCCAATGGtgaagcactcgcctgatgtgtgatcaatctaggatcaatccccatatgtggacccattgggctatttcacattccagtcagtgaaccacaactggtatatcaaagactgtggaatgatgcatataaaagatcccctcctactaatggaaaaatgtagcgggttttctctcgaagactacatgtcaaaattaccaaatgtttgacatccaatagcttatgattaataaatcaatgtgctctagtgttgttaaataaaacaaactaaactttttaTGTATATACCGGTCTGTAAATAGTTTATAACAATTAGTTGCAATTAAGGTCATTTTCATTACTAATTAGTCTAATGTttgatatatgtaaaatattccCCTCCAGCATAATGTACTAAATTAAGATGTATTAATAGGCTTATGTATTTTGGCTATTTGTAGATCTCACTCCCTTTTCCTTtgataaaaataagtaaattttacatgaatattattagaaagtacgtgggggggggggagggaggggggttAACATCTTTCTAAAAATACTTGTGTCAGGGAGGTAGAACCTACCAAACAGTCTGTCTGCCTGCAATTATCATGGTTATAAACAAACAGACTTGAAAACTTTAGGTGGTTAAATATTTGCTCTGCATTCTGTCAACATCTGTGTTGCAGGCCACTTGTCAGGTGAGAGCCTGTACCTCACTAAAGGGTAAAGTCAACTACCTGTTTAGTTTGGGTTTACCCATTGGTCTTCCTCCTACAAGCACGTACATGTGAGTACTGGACATTTTCTCTTAGCTTTCTCGTAAGTATTGGGGAGAAgggtgtagcttagtggtaaagagCTTTTGTGATGGATCATATATTCTCTCTTTGgtatctctttctgtctgtttctcttccTTGATGTCCATCCACCTTCGTGTCTTTcactttccttcttccttctccCCTCACTCTTCATGTATTAAACTCACTCCCTCCCTCTCAGGTAATCACAAATTCTCGTTAgattttagtgtttttaaaatttatttatttgaagtcATTTTAGACACTTTTCAATATTGTCTTTAATTGACTTTGTTGGTGGTTAATTATTTGTGTCCATCTCCGtatccccctctctctctctctctctctctctctctctctctctctctcatacacacacacacacacacacagaaagagagatggagagagagaaagagaaagggaggcatgcacacacacacacacacacagtcacattATTTATGCAGGCACCCACACACATGAGCACAGATCATTTTATACTGGACTTGTTCATACTCATGCATTGACATACCATGCCACttaaatggtttttaaaaaaacaagtaaatttgttaaaatcCAAGAATGCATCTAACTTGGATGAGAAAAGAATCTAGTTGCCGAAACATGCATATAGGAATTGGCACAAAGATACCGCAAATAGCTGTAATCTATATTAATCATTTGTATTTATCCCCCAACTAGATTCAAAAATGTTATTCTGAAACCTTTGACCCTAAATTATTAGCAGTTTGGTAAAAAGAAATCTGTAGTCAAATTCAAGTTTCACTTcaacaaatgaaatattacaaaattaaggctattaaatttaaattaattttttgacGATTTATTCAGAAAataaatttgccaaattcaacttttaattcaaattttgttGAGTAGTGTATGATACCTTAAACTCTTGgagatatttttttgttgttgttgccaaTTTAAGATGTATAAATTTAGTAATGATATTTGTCAAATTCAACTTTTCTTAGCATTTGGTGATTAGGCACAGGACAGTGTACATCCTAAGGACAGATCATGAAAGATATTTCTCTTGTGTTTAATATGAGTTTTAATTTCTTCAGATTTTCCAGCTATATGGTTCTGCGTAGCCAACAGACTCCATGCTAGATGAACAAGTCACCCATCCCTTACATCGAGACACCAGCCTTTATTCACCAACGATACCAGGACATCTCACAAGTGATCTTCCACCAACaagagaggaagaagaagaagaactcTCCTGGGAGGAAACATGATAATGCCTACAGGCAGCACCCTTTTATCGACGACGGTGCTGATGCTACTGCCAGTGCCCATGGTGGTGCTACTGCCGGTGCTACTGCTGCCTCTGTTCAGTTTAGTAACTATGGCAACACAGGAATTGTAGTCCGAAAGGAGGCTGTTGAAGACTCTGTGAACAGCATAGACACACCCACGAGAAAGGCACGCTTACCAATTAGTGTCGAACGAAAAGACGGACATGTTGTGCAAAGTCGATTGTGCGTGTTAATGTGATTGCTTCTGTCTATCGGTTACAGCGTCATAGCTTCTGTACATTAGATAATGCTTCAgcattgttaattttatttattaataattcactttaaatacaaaaagtgttaatttatgtatatatcAGAGTATTATACCTAtgctttattttttgtaaacaaatatgtgGGATACTGTCTTCCAATACTTAATGCTTGTgtgaattaacaaatattgaGGAAGagtaaatgaaaaaaactattCTTGCTGCATACAAAACATTTTAGCATCAggatttatttatgaattaagcTGCACGGTTATAGGCCCTGTATGTACGTAATACATGAACAACAACatttatattaagaaaaaaatccaaaggTTCTCATACAAACAGTGGAGCTGCATCCAATTCTTGATCTGGATACAGCACCAAACCTTGGTTGGTATGAGCTGATGATCATGTGATGGCTGCTGTCGGGGATAAGATATTCGTACATGGTGGAATGGCCGGCTCCACTTTCTATGATGACCTCGATGTTCTTGATCTCAGTAAGAACTTGTGGGTGAATGTCAAGCGGAAGAAGACGTACCCGTCGGCTAGAGCGGGACACGGAAGTCTGGTGTGTGGGACGGATCTCTACATCTTCGGTGGGATGAACAGAGATGGGGCGCTGGACGACACATACAAACTGGACATGGGTGAGTAGAACTGTTAACTACTGGACGGCATGTACAGACTGGACACAGGTGAGTAGAACTATTAACTACTGGACAGCATGTACAAACTGGACAGCATGTACAAACTGGACAGCATGTACAAACTGGACACAGGTGAGTACAACTGTTAACTACTGGACAATGCATACAAACTGGACACTGGTGAGTAGAACTGTTAACTACTGGACAGCATGTACAAACTGGACAAAGGTGAGTAGAACTGTTAACTACTTGATGACATGTACAAACTGGAAACAGGTGAGTAGAACTATTAACTACTGGACAGCATGTACAAACTGGACACAGGTGAGTAGAACTGTTAACTACTGGACGGCATGTACAAACTGGACACAGGTGAGTACAACTGTTACCTACTTAATGACATGTGAAACCTGGACACAGGTGAGTAGAACTGTTAACAACTGGACAGCATGTACAAACCGGACACGGGTAAGTACAACTGTTAACTACTGGACAATGCATACAAACTGGACACTGGTGAGTACAACTGTTAACTACTGGACAATGCATACAAACTGGACACTGGTGAGTACAACTGTTAACTACTGGACAATGCATACAAACTGGACACTGGTGAGTAGAACTGTTAACTACTGAACAATGCATACAAACTGGACACTGGTGAGTAGAACTGTTAACTACTGGACAATGCATACAAACTGGACACTGGTGAGTAGAAATGGATTACAGttcaagttcgttttgtttaatgacactgttagagcacattgatttattaaccattggctattggatgtcaaatatttggtaattttgtagcaagggatcttttatatgcaccatcccacagacgggatcaaatttgttttgtttaacgacaccactagagtacattgatttattaatcatcagctattggatgtcaaacatttggtaattttatcatatagtcttagagaagaaaccggCTATATTTTTTAGTagtacaagggatctttatatgcaccatctcaaagacaagataacacataccacagccttcgattTGGGGGAAGGtattagcccagtggtaaagtgtttgcttgacgAGCAGTCGATCCAGGATTGATCCTCgtcaatggacccattgggctatttcttgttccagccagtgctccacaactggcataacaaagcctgtggtatgtacaatcctgtttgtgggatggtgcatataaaaaatcccttgctgctaatcaaaaagagtagcccatgaaatggcgacagtgggtttcctatctcagtatctgtgtggtccttaaccatatgtctgacaccatataactgtaaataaaatgtgttgagtgcatcgttaaataaaacatttccttcttcttcccaATAATTTTctacctttaaaaataaaattatatttagatgtaaaatgaagtttaagcaactacaaaataaatgaatgaatgtttaatgacgccccagcacgaaaatactTCAGCAATTACATtgtaggtgtcaaactatggtaaatgtaaaaataaagtgatgatcaacatcaatatacaaactTTAGGATATCGGATACACATTGCAATTTAGATATACTGACAATGTAAactagaaaatgtatttaatatgtataattagtctttaaaaaggctctgttactCTGaactgtagtggtgtcattaaacaaaacaaactttaacaaactgttagcctgaaatattttaattatgtgtgCAAACTGAAGTTAGTTTCTttaaatgtaggcctatattttgTACAATATATCTGGTGGCCCCCCAAAACACTGATAACCTTCCTGTATATGGAGTTGTATAAAAAAAAGCGGTATGAGGACTAACTTTTATATTTCACTCATTAttatatggatatttgccaccttCAGTGAAAATGTTCACTTCATATAggtcaaatattttttaaatggtaacagattcaaaattgtaagtaaaccAAATGTGACACTTATTGCCATACTGTCTGATTTCAAAAGACACagcattaatttttattctgaATATTTAGTATTCTGCCATAAATAATTTACATCAGAAGGAATTCCTATCTCACAGAGCTGCCTGATTGTAGTTCTAAACATTAATAGAGCTTTTGTGTTGTCCATTCTgtgattaatacatgtactataaacgATACAGAGCTGCCTGTTAGGATTATTACTGGCTATTTTAGTCATGTTACCACactacattttgtggtattaatgTCAGTTTCCATCTTTCATAATTGTTATTGCCAATTTAACTACAATCGACATTGTTCTTAGCGATAATTAGCTGAGttggagaatgatggaaaaTAGAAATGTCATCTTGTGTAGATAGCCAGCTATGAGTCAGATTATTGAGTGGAAGTGCCAGCTATTTTGGACTTCTAGTCAGTGGTTTTAGTGCTTTCAAATGAGTTCCAACATGTGGTGAT
This window contains:
- the LOC121383035 gene encoding rab9 effector protein with kelch motifs-like, with the translated sequence MAAVGDKIFVHGGMAGSTFYDDLDVLDLSKNLWVNVKRKKTYPSARAGHGSLVCGTDLYIFGGMNRDGALDDTYKLDMESSSIEDFSSDVVLDQNQSSVVHASGSDNSVSVDEPAASMDQQKTLKICLIHGGMDTHGEIFDNTLVLLLEQTM